Genomic window (Sediminispirochaeta smaragdinae DSM 11293):
TGCCGTCAGTCCAAATAAAACCGTCGCAGGTTTCATCGGCGGCTTCATCGGTTCGGCAGCAGCAGGTTCCCTATTCCTCTTCCTGGTGCCCGACTCCCTACCCTTTTCCCTTCCGGCTGCCCTGCCTTTTTTCTTCCTGATCGCGTGCACGGCAAATCTCGGTGATCTTGTCGAGTCCGCATGCAAGCGTGCGGCAGGCGTAAAAGATTCGGGACGTTTCATGCTTGGCAGAGGAGGCGTTCTCGACTCTACAGATTCCGTCCTTTTCAGTGCACCGTTTTTTTATTATATTGTCCTTCTATTCTGCCGCTGAGGATTAACGTATGCACACAAAAAAGGTTATGCTACTCGGAGCCACTGGATCGATTGGTTCCGCAACGCTCGATATTCTCCGATCACATCCCGATCTTTATACCCTTGTCGCTGCTTCCGCACATAGTTCCGAGGCAGCTCTCGAGGCCGTGGTTCGTGAGTTCGGCCCGAAGGCAGCTACGCTTTCAGGCCCCGTTCGGAACCTCGACCTCTCCGAAAGCTTTCCAACCCTTCGTTTCTATCAAGGACGCGAAGGATTGTTCAAGATGATAGAAGAAGTCGATGCCGACATCGTGGTAAACGGAATTGCCGGGGCGGCGGGGCTCGAACCCTCCTGGCGTGCAATACGATCGGGAAAGGATCTTGCCCTTGCAAATAAGGAAACCATCGTCACCTCAGGTCCTTTGATCAGGCACGAGGCAAAGAAATTGCAGAGAAAAATCCTACCCGTCGATTCCGAGCATTCGGCCATCTTTCACCTCCTTGAGCACCAGAAGCCGGAATTTGTCGAGGAACTCGTTATCACAGCGAGTGGAGGGCCTTTCCTCCATCGTCCCCTGAAAACTTTTTCCTCCATACGTCCCGAGGAGGCCCTCAAACACCCCACATGGAACATGGGTGGGAAAATCACCATCGACTCGGCAACCATGGCAAACAAGGGCCTTGAGTTTATAGAGGCTCACTACCTTTTCGACGTGGATCCCGATCATATCAAGGTGGTCATCCATCCACAAAGCATGGTTCATTCATTGATACGGACCACAGACGGTTCGCTGTTCGCTCAAATCAGTAGGCCGGACATGCGTATTCCAATTCAGAATGCACTCTCCTATCCCCAACTTATTTCTTGCCCATTCGGCAGGCTTGAGTTGGCAGGGACCAGTTTTTCGTTTCATGAGCCGCAAGAAAAGCGATATCCGTTGCTTTTCATCGCCATAGATGCGCTAAAGGCAGGAGGAGCTTATCCCATTGCATACAACGCGGCCGATGAACTTGCGGTGCAGGCCTTTGTAGAACATCAGATAGGCTATTGTGCAATCAGCGAGGTGGTACGACAGCTGCTCGAAAGGGATTGGAGCAGTAGCCCGGTATCTCTCGAGGAGGTTCTCGAAACGGACCAGCAGGCGAGAACTATTACCAGAGAGATTCTGAAAGATTTCGGAGGAAGATAATGGGTATACTACTAGGTCTCTTCGGCCTTGGTATCGTAGTGTTTGTCCACGAGCTAGGCCATTTTCTTGCGGCCAAAGCAGTTGGAGTCGAGGTGGAGGCATTTTCCATAGGCTGGGGACGCCCCTTAGTCGGAAAGAAAATAGGCAAAACAGAATACCGAATCGGTATCTTTCCGATCGGTGGTTATTGCAAGATGAAGGGAGAAGAGCCTTTCAAAAAAGCTCTTGAAGAGAAGGCAGATCGGATACCTACGGAAAAGGGTTCGCTCTTTTCCGTATCCCCGCTGCGGCGTATCATAACCTATGCAGCAGGCCCCTTGGCCAATCTCCTTTTTGCTATGATCGTTCTCTCAATTCTTTGGTATGCGGGATTTACGATCCATACCTTCAATAACAAAGTCATCATGCTTTCCGACTACCCCGCCTTCTTTCACAAGGGAGAAACGCCAGCGGAAAGGGCTGGGCTTCAAACCGGAGACCTTATTGTCGCAATTGGAGGAAGACCTGTTACCAACTACTCAGAACTACAGGAAGCGGTTGCTCCCCTTGCAGGAGAAAAAACCTCCGTCACCGTTTTGCGAGAAGGTATCGAAAAGAGTATGCCGATCACCCCGGAGCTGGATAAGGCAAGCGGAATCGGTATGATCGGAGTTTCGGCTTGGATCGATCCCGTTGTGTCGGATGTTGCTCCGGAATCGAGTGCCTCTCTTGCAGGTCTGAGAGAGGGCGACACCATTACGGCCATCGACGGACAGCCGGTCCGCCATACCCTTGATCTGCTCAACGTTCTTGAAACCTCTCCCGGAAAAGTCACGCTCTCCTTTATTCGTGACGGACAGGATACAACAACCGTTCTTATCCCGTCCTACGACGAAAGCGGAAACGCCCACCTCGGCCTCGCCTTCTCCGGAATCACCGTACACTCTCCGAATTACTCTCCCATAGGGGCCATAAAAAAGGGATCGGGAGAGGCTATCTCAACCTTCTTTCTCACTATCAAAGGACTTAAGAGTCTTTTTTCCGGAGTACGGGTCAGAGATGCCGTATCGGGCCCGGTACGTATCACCTATCTTGTGGGTGAGGTCGCGGGCAGAGGTTTCAGCGAGGGCTTTGCCACGGGAATCACCACCCTATTCCGCTTTCTGAGTTTCATCAGTATCGCGCTCTGTTTTGGAAACCTTCTACCCATTCCAGCCCTTGATGGAGGCCTTATTCTCATCACTGCCGTTGAATTTTTCAAGGGAATTCATGTTTCTCCTCGCGCCTACTACAGGTATCAATCGATCGGTTTCGTGATTATCCTTATGATCCTGATTTTTGCAACGTTTGGTGATATCACCTTTTTGATGAAGGAGTAAAAGAGGATGAAACGTTCATTGACTTGTCACTGTGAGCATATGTTTGAAGCCGATATTCCGGATAGCTACGATATTTCTAGAACCAGCGATATCGAAGAGAGCATTCTAAACGGCAGTTTTTTGTCGATCCGATGCCCCAAGTGCGGAACGCTCTTAAAGCCCGAGTTTCCCGTCAGAATCATCGGTTTTTCCGCCAGCCGGTGCGGCTACACCGACATTCAGTTCGTTCCGGAGCTTGAACGTGATGCCTATCTATTGGGAAAGCGATCGTACTCGGGTGGCCGTATTGCCATCGGTATGGCAGAACTCATGGAAAAAGTTGCCTTGTACAAGGCGAAACTTGACGATCGTGCCGTTGAAGTCCTGAAATATCTCCTTTTGGAGAAGATGGAAGCAACTGACGGTGTACGTATCTTTTTTTCCCAAACGGAAAAGGGAACGATCGAATTCCATATCCATGGCTTGAGAAGCGATAAAATCGGTATAAGCAAGATTCCCTGGGCCTTGTACCAAAAAGTCGAGGCCGATATTCCCAAGAGGTTGAAAGAGGACCCCTTTCGTGAAATACTAGAACCGCCATATGTGTCAGTAACGAAAATCAGCATGGAGGTGGCATCGTGATCCGCAGAATATCCCCTTTTCTTTTCCTCACTCTTGTTCTCATCCTCGGATCGATCTTGCAGCTTCCTGCAGAAGTGACCGTTCGCAGCAGCCATACCGCCAGTATAAGCTCGATGGAGCGACGGATGGATGATAATCTTCTTGCCACGGCGTCGGAAGACGGATCGGTCAAGATATGGAACACTCGTGAGGGGTTTTTGGTATCTTCCATCCAGGCAAGTCATCTGGCGATCCCAAAACTTGCCATCCATCCGAAGCTTCCGAGAGTTGCACTGGTGACGACCGATGGAATCAACACCTTCAGAGTAGAGTTGTGGGATTGGGAAACAAAGGAACAGATATTCTCAAAGAAAATCGAGGAGATCCCTCTGTTTATAGCATTCTCTCCCTCCGGTTCTCTTCTCATATATGCAGAAACCGATTGGCAAAGCCTTATCTTTCTCAACGCCGAAAAGGGGTTCGAAGAGCATAAAATCAAGGAAGGCTTCGGCATTGTCTCCGCCGTCTTTATAACGGCCTCGGAAAAAACGCTGCTTGCTTACACTCCCTCGGGAACCCTGCGATATTTTGATCTCTCTACAGGAGAGGCAAAGGCAAATCCCATAAGAACAAAAAGTGGGCTCAATCAGGTACAGTTCACCGACGATGGGCTCTTTCTCTTCGGCATAGAGGGAAATACCCTCTATGCTGTAAGCCTTGTAAACGGGTCGATTGTTTCAAAACAGGATATTAAGGGGCTTCTGTCGATCTCCTATGATCCGGATAGTTCAAATATCGCGGTGCTTTCTCAGCAGGCAACGGAAACGGAGCTCAGCATTTTCAGTATTATCAGGGATAGTGGCTCACTCCGTTTTGAAAAGCGCAATCTGCCGATTAAAACGGGACGCTACATCCCCCACATCATCTCTTTTCGGGATGAGATGCTTTTCTCCGGTGATAACGAGGGAGAAATCCTGCTCCACCAGCTCTATTCGGGAGAAACCGTTGTCTTTGCGCGACCGAGAATCGCTGCCATAGCCGATTTCGATTTTTCAGAACGAGGAATGTTACTAAGCCTTAAAAGCGGCGAAATGGTTCTTATCGAATCTGATCTTTTTTCAACAAACGGTAATCAGGCAAGTTTTTTCCGTACAAAGAGTTTTAACGCACCCTACAACACAGCTGCCGGGGCCGTTGTCCTGAAGGACGGATCGTTTCTGGTCTTCCCAACCGCAAGCGCTCCGGCACCGCTTTTTCGCCTCGATCCCTCTCTCGGGACTTTTACCAGGATCGGAGAGGTGCAAAACCCCGTTGTCGAGGCGGGTAATGCCGATCAGGAAGGAAATATCATACTGGTGGAGGCGTCAGGGACAGTTTCCATTTTGTCTCCTTCAGGAAGAAAAAACCTTTCGCAAAGTTCCTTCGGAATACGATCGGCTGCAAAAGTATCTGATACAAATATCATTGCCGGCCGCAGCAATACCGGAACCCTCTCTTCTTCCCTTTTAAAAATCGACATGCAAACGGGGGAGACTGTTCCCGTTACAAACAGAGATATCCTTGTCTTTCGAACCACGTACAACGATATAACAAAGAGTCTCTACACATTAGGATATGAGGAACGACGGGGGCAACTTCGTACAGTGCTGAAAAGTCATGGCGGTCACGCCTTCGAGAGGGAATCCACCCTTCTTACCTATCCAGGAGAAGATCCCGATGCTTCCTTCGTAGCCGATCCCAACGGTACCGACCTTTACACGTCCCTCGGATACTCAGGGGTCCTGCTGCTTAAGTGGGACGGTTTTACCTCTCTTGAACGAATCGAGCACATTCCCAGAAGGCTTGCCCTACATAAAAACCTACTTTTCTCCCTGAACCGAGATTACTCAATTTCGATGTGGTCAAAGAATGACGGCAGGGCACTTCTGACATTTTATCTCTTCGATGATAGTAATTGGGCTGCTGTTTATGAAGATGGCGCCACCTTTTCATCGCCTGAAGCAAAGAAGCTTTTGCATACAAAGTAATAAAAAACCGCAACCAGTACGATATCGATTGACATGCCTGGTTGCGGCTTTTCTTTGT
Coding sequences:
- the dxr gene encoding 1-deoxy-D-xylulose-5-phosphate reductoisomerase — encoded protein: MHTKKVMLLGATGSIGSATLDILRSHPDLYTLVAASAHSSEAALEAVVREFGPKAATLSGPVRNLDLSESFPTLRFYQGREGLFKMIEEVDADIVVNGIAGAAGLEPSWRAIRSGKDLALANKETIVTSGPLIRHEAKKLQRKILPVDSEHSAIFHLLEHQKPEFVEELVITASGGPFLHRPLKTFSSIRPEEALKHPTWNMGGKITIDSATMANKGLEFIEAHYLFDVDPDHIKVVIHPQSMVHSLIRTTDGSLFAQISRPDMRIPIQNALSYPQLISCPFGRLELAGTSFSFHEPQEKRYPLLFIAIDALKAGGAYPIAYNAADELAVQAFVEHQIGYCAISEVVRQLLERDWSSSPVSLEEVLETDQQARTITREILKDFGGR
- the rseP gene encoding RIP metalloprotease RseP, coding for MGILLGLFGLGIVVFVHELGHFLAAKAVGVEVEAFSIGWGRPLVGKKIGKTEYRIGIFPIGGYCKMKGEEPFKKALEEKADRIPTEKGSLFSVSPLRRIITYAAGPLANLLFAMIVLSILWYAGFTIHTFNNKVIMLSDYPAFFHKGETPAERAGLQTGDLIVAIGGRPVTNYSELQEAVAPLAGEKTSVTVLREGIEKSMPITPELDKASGIGMIGVSAWIDPVVSDVAPESSASLAGLREGDTITAIDGQPVRHTLDLLNVLETSPGKVTLSFIRDGQDTTTVLIPSYDESGNAHLGLAFSGITVHSPNYSPIGAIKKGSGEAISTFFLTIKGLKSLFSGVRVRDAVSGPVRITYLVGEVAGRGFSEGFATGITTLFRFLSFISIALCFGNLLPIPALDGGLILITAVEFFKGIHVSPRAYYRYQSIGFVIILMILIFATFGDITFLMKE
- a CDS encoding CpXC domain-containing protein, coding for MKRSLTCHCEHMFEADIPDSYDISRTSDIEESILNGSFLSIRCPKCGTLLKPEFPVRIIGFSASRCGYTDIQFVPELERDAYLLGKRSYSGGRIAIGMAELMEKVALYKAKLDDRAVEVLKYLLLEKMEATDGVRIFFSQTEKGTIEFHIHGLRSDKIGISKIPWALYQKVEADIPKRLKEDPFREILEPPYVSVTKISMEVAS
- a CDS encoding WD40 repeat domain-containing protein, with the protein product MIRRISPFLFLTLVLILGSILQLPAEVTVRSSHTASISSMERRMDDNLLATASEDGSVKIWNTREGFLVSSIQASHLAIPKLAIHPKLPRVALVTTDGINTFRVELWDWETKEQIFSKKIEEIPLFIAFSPSGSLLIYAETDWQSLIFLNAEKGFEEHKIKEGFGIVSAVFITASEKTLLAYTPSGTLRYFDLSTGEAKANPIRTKSGLNQVQFTDDGLFLFGIEGNTLYAVSLVNGSIVSKQDIKGLLSISYDPDSSNIAVLSQQATETELSIFSIIRDSGSLRFEKRNLPIKTGRYIPHIISFRDEMLFSGDNEGEILLHQLYSGETVVFARPRIAAIADFDFSERGMLLSLKSGEMVLIESDLFSTNGNQASFFRTKSFNAPYNTAAGAVVLKDGSFLVFPTASAPAPLFRLDPSLGTFTRIGEVQNPVVEAGNADQEGNIILVEASGTVSILSPSGRKNLSQSSFGIRSAAKVSDTNIIAGRSNTGTLSSSLLKIDMQTGETVPVTNRDILVFRTTYNDITKSLYTLGYEERRGQLRTVLKSHGGHAFERESTLLTYPGEDPDASFVADPNGTDLYTSLGYSGVLLLKWDGFTSLERIEHIPRRLALHKNLLFSLNRDYSISMWSKNDGRALLTFYLFDDSNWAAVYEDGATFSSPEAKKLLHTK